The following coding sequences lie in one Cotesia glomerata isolate CgM1 linkage group LG5, MPM_Cglom_v2.3, whole genome shotgun sequence genomic window:
- the LOC123265044 gene encoding uncharacterized protein LOC123265044 — protein sequence MGSLLPMPNEPHKFLQIYFMGGEDSGSALANRLNARCDYNNLDSLYARRIVSELDALLNEHNELLKIFKSHMHQLQSDNHAIVINPDKTPAGEHIRRFNAPVVDDVAGIMVGDCTAAREIVIRRRNNNLQFIADTHRSYDALQYPLIFCKGQDGYCINIKQRDPVSEAETNKNVSSKDYYAYRLMIRRGLDNVILRCRELCQQFMVDMYAKIESERLRYLRYNQQKLRAEEYIHLQDAINNADVAEIGNHVILPSSYVGSPRHMQEYIQDALTFVREYGRPCLFITFTCNPKWPEITSLLLPGQNAIHRHDITARVFRQKLKSLISFITKSHVFGPTRCWMYSVEWQKRGLPHAHILVWFIDKIRPEEIDSIISAEIPDPSTDQLLFDIVTTNMIHGPCGTLNSSSPCMADGKCTKNFPKDFTNDTVTNVDGYPI from the exons atgggCTCACTGCTGCCAATGCCAAACGAACCACATAAATTCTTACAAATCTACTTTATGGGCGGCGAGGATTCCGGAAGCGCACTTGCCAATCGCTTGAATGCACGTTGTGATTATAATAACCTTGATTCACTTTATGCCAGGCGCATCGTCAGCGAGCTAGATGCTCTTTTGAACGAGCACAACgagttgttgaaaatattcaaatcacaTATGCACCAATTACAAAGCGATAATCACGCTATCGTCATTAATCCTGATAAAACACCAGCTGGAGAGCATATTCGTAGATTCAATGCACCCGTTGTTGATGATGTTGCTGGAATCATGGTTGGCGATTGTACAGCTGCACGAGAAATTGTGATTcgtagaagaaataataatcttcagttCATTGCTGATACACATCGTTCATATGACGCTCTCCAATATCCGCTAATATTCTGTAAGGGACAAGATGGATATTGCATAAACATAAAACAACGAGATCCCGTATCAG aagctgaaacaaacaagaacgtTAGCTCAAAGGATTATTATGCGTACCGATTAATGATTAGACGTGGCCTGGACAACGTCATTTTACGATGTCGTGAGCTTTGTCAACAATTCATGGTCGACATGTACGCGAAGATTGAGAGCGAACGACTACGATACTTACGATATAATCAACAAAAGCTGCGCGCGGAAGAGTACATTCATTTGCAAGACGCTATCAACAACGCCGACGTCGCCGAAATTGGTAACCATGTCATTTTACCATCATCGTACGTAGGCAGTCCACGTCATATGCAAGAATATATACAGGATGCTCTGACTTTCGTGCGCGAATATGGACGAccatgtttatttatcacgttCACATGTAATCCAAAATGGCCAGAGATTACATCTTTGCTACTGCCTGGCCAAAATGCAATACATCGCCATGACATTACAGCACGTGTGTTCAGACAAAAGTTGAAGTCTTTAATAAGTTTCATTACTAAATCACATGTATTTGGTCCCACACGTTGCTGGATGTATTCGGTTGAGTGGCAAAAGCGAGGATTACCTCATGCACACATTTTGGTTTGGTTCATCGACAAAATCCGTCCTGAAGAAATCGATAGTATCATTTCTGCGGAAATTCCAGATCCATCCACTGACCAACTgctgtttgatattgttacaACAAACATGATTCATGGTCCATGTGGTACTCTTAATAGTTCATCGCCTTGCATGGCTGATGGAAaatgtactaaaaatttccctaAAGATTTTACTAATGATACGGTCACAAATGTCGACGGATACCCAATATAA